Within the Bacteroidota bacterium genome, the region GATTTTTTCATAGATAATATTGTAAACCGCATCGGTGATGGGCATGTTTACTTTATATTTTTTGTTAATTTCTTTTATGCTTTTCACTGCATAATATCCTTCGGCCACCATGTTCATTTCAAGCTGGGCCGATTTAACGGAATATCCTTTGCCAATCATCATGCCGTAGGTACGGTTG harbors:
- a CDS encoding glycerol-3-phosphate dehydrogenase; its protein translation is VLVSNAIMEIKRFLDETHPGHRIISSSAYLGDLLVTSYSQFSRNRTYGMMIGKGYSVKSAQLEMNMVAEGYYAVKSIKEINKKYKVNMPITDAVYNIIYEKISPVIEIKLLAEKLQ